A single genomic interval of Nitratidesulfovibrio sp. SRB-5 harbors:
- a CDS encoding potassium channel family protein, giving the protein MRQHPLITRYHRLRTRLGAWGPLVISQCTMLVVFATATWAYSHIEGWSLWDSFYMVVITLSTVGFQEVHPLSNAGRVLTTVLILTGVGNFAFILGAFSQLLVDGKLYKVLGRRRVLKTISSLRGHCVICGYGRIGSVVARELMQEGVPIVVVENDPVAVERLENDGIVHLAGDATSDDVLNACNIGHARALIAALSLDSANVYVVLSARQLNPDMAIIARAGDASHIGKLQLAGADRVFLPHHLGGLRMAQSILRPTVTTFMELAHSKTDMNIQMEELTVGDASELAGKTLMASGIRQRFNLIVIGVKKPDGRMLFNPESTYELNPGDTLVTVGRPENFRQLQEIL; this is encoded by the coding sequence ATGCGGCAACACCCGCTGATCACCCGGTACCATCGGCTGCGCACCCGCCTTGGCGCATGGGGCCCGCTGGTCATCAGCCAGTGCACCATGCTGGTGGTGTTTGCCACGGCCACATGGGCCTACTCGCATATCGAAGGCTGGTCCCTGTGGGACAGCTTCTACATGGTGGTCATCACCCTTTCCACCGTGGGTTTCCAGGAAGTGCACCCCCTGTCCAACGCCGGGCGGGTGCTGACCACGGTGCTGATTCTGACGGGTGTGGGCAACTTCGCCTTCATCCTCGGCGCGTTCTCGCAATTGCTGGTGGATGGCAAGCTTTACAAAGTGCTCGGGAGGCGCAGGGTGCTGAAGACCATATCCTCGCTGCGCGGCCACTGCGTCATCTGCGGTTATGGCCGCATCGGCTCGGTGGTGGCGCGCGAACTGATGCAGGAAGGCGTGCCCATCGTGGTGGTGGAAAACGACCCGGTGGCCGTGGAACGGCTGGAGAACGACGGCATCGTGCACCTGGCGGGCGACGCCACAAGCGACGACGTGCTCAACGCCTGCAACATCGGGCATGCACGGGCGCTCATTGCCGCGCTGTCGCTGGATTCCGCCAACGTGTACGTGGTGCTGAGCGCGCGGCAGCTGAATCCGGACATGGCCATCATCGCCCGCGCGGGCGATGCATCGCACATCGGCAAGCTGCAACTGGCGGGCGCGGACCGGGTGTTCCTGCCGCACCATCTGGGCGGGCTGCGCATGGCCCAGTCCATTTTGCGGCCCACGGTGACCACGTTCATGGAACTGGCCCACTCCAAGACCGACATGAACATCCAGATGGAAGAACTGACCGTGGGCGACGCCTCGGAACTGGCGGGCAAGACGCTGATGGCGTCGGGCATCCGGCAGCGGTTCAACCTCATCGTCATCGGGGTGAAGAAGCCCGACGGGCGCATGCTGTTCAACCCGGAATCCACCTACGAACTGAATCCCGGCGATACCCTGGTCACCGTGGGCAGGCCAGAGAATTTCCGGCAGTTGCAGGAGATTCTGTGA
- the uvrB gene encoding excinuclease ABC subunit UvrB: protein MTQSPFILRTDYEPRGDQPEAIGQIVSNIEAGVTDQVLLGVTGSGKTFTMAQVIARCGRPALVLAPNKTLAAQLYNEFRQLFPENAVEYFVSYYDYYQPEAYVPSSDTYIEKDSSINDNIDKLRHAATHALLTRRDVVIVASVSCIYGLGSPEYYAKLVIPVETGQRLSMDALITRLVEVQYERNDYDFHRGTFRVRGDVLEIIPAYHHERALRIEFFGDDIDAISEIDPLTGQVLASVGKTVIYPASHYVSDRDNLVRAISDIRDELGERLRELKGGNRLVEAQRLEQRTMLDLEMMEEMGYCNGVENYSRHLDGRKAGDPPSCLLDYFPDDFLLFVDESHITVSQVGAMYKGDRSRKSTLVDYGFRLPSALDNRPLEFHEFLARLNQAIYVSATPGKWELDRSQGIVAEQIIRPTGLVDPITEVRPTKGQVDDLLGECRLRAARDERVLVTTLTKRMAEDLTEYFNEMGVAARYLHSDIDTMERMAIIQALRRKEFDVLVGINLLREGLDIPEVSLVSILDADKEGFLRSAGSLIQTFGRAARNAEGRVLMYADVVTRSMQAAMDETARRRERQTGYNEAHHIVPATIRKAVETPFDAIYAEAAEAKGRKGKGRKGAAQAAETFAPWSSDPHELARQIQQLERDMREAAKELEFERAAELRDRIRLLREHLLGAGGAG from the coding sequence ATGACCCAATCCCCGTTCATTCTGCGCACCGACTACGAACCGCGCGGCGACCAGCCGGAAGCCATCGGCCAGATCGTCTCCAACATCGAGGCGGGCGTGACGGACCAGGTGCTGCTGGGCGTCACCGGTTCCGGCAAGACCTTCACCATGGCCCAGGTCATCGCCCGGTGCGGCAGGCCCGCCCTGGTGCTGGCCCCCAACAAGACCCTGGCCGCCCAGCTGTACAACGAGTTCCGCCAGCTGTTCCCCGAGAACGCGGTGGAATATTTCGTCAGCTATTACGACTACTACCAGCCTGAAGCCTACGTGCCGTCATCGGACACCTACATCGAGAAGGATTCGTCCATCAACGACAACATCGACAAGCTGCGCCACGCGGCCACCCATGCGCTGCTCACCCGGCGCGACGTGGTCATCGTGGCCTCGGTGTCGTGCATTTACGGCCTGGGTTCGCCGGAATACTACGCCAAACTGGTCATCCCCGTGGAGACCGGGCAGCGGCTGTCCATGGATGCGCTGATCACCCGGCTGGTGGAAGTGCAGTACGAGCGCAACGACTACGACTTCCATCGCGGCACCTTCCGGGTGCGCGGCGACGTGCTGGAAATCATTCCCGCCTACCATCACGAACGGGCGCTGCGCATCGAGTTCTTCGGCGACGACATCGACGCCATCAGCGAGATCGATCCGCTGACCGGGCAGGTGCTGGCATCCGTGGGCAAGACGGTCATCTACCCCGCCAGCCATTACGTGTCCGACCGCGACAACCTGGTGCGCGCCATTTCCGACATCCGCGACGAACTGGGCGAACGCCTGCGCGAACTGAAGGGCGGCAACCGCCTGGTGGAGGCGCAGCGGCTGGAACAGCGCACCATGCTCGACCTCGAAATGATGGAGGAAATGGGCTACTGCAACGGGGTGGAAAACTATTCGCGCCATCTGGATGGCCGCAAGGCGGGCGACCCGCCCTCGTGCCTGCTGGACTACTTTCCCGACGACTTCCTGCTGTTCGTGGACGAATCGCACATTACCGTCTCGCAGGTGGGGGCCATGTACAAGGGCGACCGCTCGCGCAAGTCCACCCTTGTGGACTACGGGTTTCGCCTGCCCTCGGCGCTGGATAACCGCCCGCTGGAATTCCACGAATTCCTGGCCCGGCTGAACCAGGCCATCTATGTGTCCGCCACGCCGGGCAAGTGGGAGCTGGACCGCTCGCAGGGCATCGTGGCGGAACAGATCATCCGGCCCACCGGCCTGGTGGACCCCATCACGGAGGTGCGGCCGACAAAGGGACAGGTGGACGACCTGCTGGGCGAATGCCGCCTGCGCGCCGCGCGCGACGAGCGGGTGCTGGTGACCACCCTGACCAAACGCATGGCCGAGGACCTGACAGAATACTTCAACGAGATGGGCGTGGCCGCCCGCTACCTGCATTCCGACATCGACACCATGGAACGCATGGCCATCATCCAGGCGTTGCGCCGCAAGGAATTCGACGTGCTGGTGGGCATCAACCTGCTGCGTGAAGGTCTTGATATCCCGGAAGTTTCTCTGGTATCTATCCTTGATGCGGACAAGGAGGGCTTTCTGCGCTCCGCGGGTTCGCTCATCCAGACCTTTGGCCGCGCCGCGCGCAACGCCGAAGGCCGGGTGCTGATGTACGCGGACGTGGTGACCCGCTCCATGCAGGCCGCCATGGACGAGACGGCGCGGCGGCGCGAACGGCAGACCGGCTACAACGAGGCGCACCACATAGTGCCCGCCACCATCCGCAAGGCGGTGGAAACCCCGTTCGACGCCATCTACGCCGAAGCCGCCGAGGCCAAGGGCCGCAAGGGCAAGGGGCGCAAGGGCGCGGCGCAGGCGGCGGAAACCTTTGCCCCGTGGTCCAGCGATCCGCACGAACTGGCCAGGCAGATCCAGCAGCTTGAGCGCGACATGCGCGAGGCCGCCAAGGAGCTGGAATTCGAGCGGGCGGCGGAACTGCGCGACCGCATCCGGCTGCTGCGCGAGCATCTGCTGGGGGCGGGCGGCGCGGGGTAG